The following proteins are co-located in the Tiliqua scincoides isolate rTilSci1 chromosome 8, rTilSci1.hap2, whole genome shotgun sequence genome:
- the FZD9 gene encoding frizzled-9 has translation MAARGAPPLLLLLLGAGAALELPGPEGGGRCEAIEIPLCRGIGYNRTRMPNLLGHARQREAALQLQEFAPLVAYGCHAQLRFFLCSLFAPLCAEQVRGGIPACRPMCEAARQRCAPVMRHFHFGWPEALDCARLPTRHDPHALCMEAPENASSAAAAGPGPGPGQGMLPVAPRPARPPPAPPPPPPRCANADKFRAVGRGRACAPRCAPGVDVYWARRDKDFAAVWTAVWAALCFASTAFTVLTFLLEPRRFQYPERPIIFLSMCYNVYSLAFLIRAAAGAESIACDRDREHGQPFLIQEGLESAGCTLVFLLLYYFGMASSLWWVVLTLTWFLAAGKKWGHEAIEAHSSYFHLAAWGVPAMKTIVILTMRKVAGDELTGLCYVGSMDAGALTGFVLVPLACYLVVGTSFILTGFVALFHIRKVMKTGGTNTEKLEKLMVKIGVFSILYTVPATCVIVCYFYERLNVDYWHLRALEHGCAALPGRRGLDCSLEASVPTVAIFMLKIFMSLVVGITSGVWVWSSKTLQTWQGLCNRKLGLRTRGKPCSGGTCTGAHSHYKAPTVMLHMTKTDPYLGNPTHV, from the coding sequence ATGGCTGCCCGCGGcgcgccgccgctgctgctgctgctgctgggcgcgGGCGCGGCGCTGGAGCTGCCGGGCCCCGAGGGCGGCGGGCGCTGCGAGGCCATCGAGATCCCGCTGTGCCGCGGCATCGGCTACAACCGCACGCGCATGCCCAACCTGCTGGGCCACGCGCGGCAGCGCGAGGCGGCGCTGCAGCTGCAGGAGTTCGCGCCGCTGGTGGCCTACGGCTGCCACGCGCAGCTGCGCTTCTTCCTCTGCTCGCTCTTCGCGCCGCTGTGCGCCGAGCAGGTGCGCGGAGGCATCCCCGCCTGCAGGCCCATGTGCGAGGCGGCGCGGCAGCGCTGCGCGCCCGTCATGCGCCACTTCCACTTCGGCTGGCCCGAGGCGCTGGACTGCGCGCGGCTGCCCACGCGCCACGACCCGCACGCGCTCTGCATGGAGGCGCCCGAGAACGCcagcagcgccgccgccgccggcccGGGCCCCGGCCCCGGCCAGGGCATGCTCCCCGTGGCGCCGCGGCCCGCGCGCCCGCCGcccgccccgccgccgccgccgccgcgctgcGCCAACGCCGACAAGTTCCGCGCCGTGGGCCGCGGCCGCGCCTGCGCGCCCCGCTGCGCGCCCGGCGTGGACGTGTACTGGGCGCGGCGCGACAAGGACTTCGCCGCCGTGTGGACGGCCGTGTGGGCCGCGCTCTGCTTCGCCTCCACCGCCTTCACGGTGCTGACCTTCCTGCTGGAGCCGCGCCGCTTCCAGTACCCCGAGCGGCCCATCATCTTCCTCTCCATGTGCTACAACGTCTACTCGCTGGCCTTCCTCATCCGCGCCGCCGCCGGCGCCGAGAGCATCGCCTGCGACCGCGACCGCGAGCACGGCCAGCCCTTCCTCATCCAGGAGGGCCTGGAGAGCGCCGGCTGCACCCTGGTCTTCCTGCTGCTCTACTACTTCGGCATGGCCAGCTCCCTCTGGTGGGTGGTGCTCACCCTCACCTGGTTCCTGGCCGCCGGCAAGAAGTGGGGCCACGAGGCCATCGAGGCCCACAGCAGCTACTTCCACCTGGCCGCCTGGGGCGTCCCGGCCATGAAGACCATCGTCATCCTCACCATGCGCAAGGTGGCCGGCGACGAGCTCACCGGCCTCTGCTACGTGGGCAGCATGGACGCCGGCGCCCTCACGGGCTTTGTCCTGGTCCCGCTCGCCTGCTACCTGGTGGTGGGCACCTCCTTCATCCTGACGGGCTTCGTGGCCCTCTTCCACATCCGCAAGGTCATGAAGACGGGCGGCACCAACACCGAGAAGCTGGAGAAGCTCATGGTCAAGATCGGGGTCTTCTCCATTCTCTACACCGTCCCGGCCACCTGCGTCATTGTCTGCTACTTCTACGAGCGCCTGAATGTGGATTACTGGCACCTGCGGGCCCTGGAGCACGGCTGTGCGGCCCTCCCCGGCCGGCGGGGCCTGGACTGCTCCCTGGAGGCCTCCGTGCCCACTGTGGCCATCTTCATGCTGAAGATCTTCATGTCGCTGGTGGTGGGCATCACCAGCGGGGTCTGGGTGTGGAGCTCCAAAACACTCCAGACCTGGCAGGGCCTGTGCAACAGGAAGCTGGGGCTGAGGACTAGGGGgaagccctgcagtggggggacctgCACTGGCGCCCACAGCCACTACAAGGCCCCCACTGTGATGCTGCATATGACCAAGACAGACCCTTATCTGGGCAACCCCACCCATGTCTGA
- the FKBP6 gene encoding inactive peptidyl-prolyl cis-trans isomerase FKBP6: MEAEQEQERRPNGVRPQAREGGGGGDGSPYSRLGQRMQDVTGDRGVLKEVVRAGSGDVVPLDASVLVKFSGYLENMDRPFDTNCFRRNPRLMKLGEDITLGGMEVGLLTMKKGELARFLFEPRYAFGRVGCPPLIPPNATVLFEVELLDFLDSAESDRFFDLNTEQQERFPLQVKLKVADTEREFGNYLFRQKHFLDARERYKRASSVLQRVSAEEAAQARVDAAKLLVFLNLSFTYLKLERPARALAYGEKALELDRRNAKALFRCGQACLSLADYERARDFLIRAQREQPFNQDINRALKQLASCYGEYLAKEKEMCGRMFGPHSSPPAEVEPKSPILQEEDQVP, from the exons ATGGAGGCCGAGCAGGAGCAGGAGCGGCGGCCCAACGGGGTCCGGCCTCAGGCGCGGGAAGGCGGCGGAGGGGGAGACGGG TCTCCTTACAGCCGACTGGGTCAGCGGATGCAGGATGTTACTGGGGACCGAGGAGTGTTGAAGGAGGTGGTTCGCGCTGGCTCTGGAGATGTGGTACCTCTGGATGCTTCGGTGCTGG TGAAATTTTCAGGGTATTTGGAGAATATGGACAGGCCCTTTGACACAAACTGTTTCCGGCGAAATCCCAGGCTCATGAAACTTGGCGAAG ACATCACACTGGGGGGCATGGAAGTTGGGTTGCTCACCATGAAGAAAGGAGAGCTGGCCAGATTCCTCTTTGAGCCACGCTACGCCTTTGGGAGGGTCGGCTGCCCTCCCCTGATCCCTCCCAATGCAACGGTACTCTTTGAGGTTGAGCTTCTGGACTTCCTGGACTCAGCAGAATCCGACCGCTTCTTTGACCTGAACACT GAGCAACAGGAGAGGTTCCCACTGCAGGTGAAGCTGAAGGTGGCTGACACTGAGCGGGAGTTCGGCAACTACCTCTTCCGCCAGAAACACTTCTTGGATGCCAGAGAGCGGTACAAGCGG GCGTCCTCCGTCTTGCAGAGGGTGTCTGCGGAAGAGGCTGCGCAGGCCAGAGTGGATGCGGCCAAGCTGCTGGTCTTCCTGAACCTGTCCTTCACGTACCTGAAGCTGGAGCGCCCTGCCCGTGCACTCGCCTATGGGGAGAAGGCTTTGGAGCTCGATCGGAGAAACGCCAAGGCGCTGTTCAGGTGTGGCCAG GCCTGCCTGTCTCTGGCGGACTATGAGAGGGCACGAGATTTCCTGATCAGAGCTCAGCGGGAGCAGCCCTTCAACCAAGACATCAACAgagccttgaagcagctggccag CTGCTACGGGGAGTACCtggcaaaggagaaggaaatgtGCGGCAGGATGTTTGGCCCCCACAGCTCTCCCCCAGCAGAAGTGGAGCCGAAG AGCCCGATTCTGCAGGAGGAAGACCAGGTGCCCTAA
- the TRIM50 gene encoding E3 ubiquitin-protein ligase TRIM50 isoform X1: protein MARKMSIDQLEDQLLCPICLEVFKEPLMLQCGHSYCKDCVVSLSGDLEGQFLCPVCRKAVDCSSSPPNVSLARVVEALHAAGSSDPSEAFCPDHHNPLSLFCQQDQEVICGLCGTIGIHQQHKVTPVSAVYSRMKEELSALMTEVQRQKGSLGEHVSKLMNNKTRIANESDVFKWVIRKQFQELHRYVDEEKARLLDRTEREAAQLIAAIDVQLKQTAGALRRLEELKGSLEKLNQEGQLDFIRKYGSLPSKSELPHQHPAESTFSAVAFKPGFHQDDIQMMVWKRLLRKILPAPEKLKLDPVSAHPMLELSKGNTVVQFGGLLFQRRGSNAERFDYSNCTLANRGFSWGRHYWEVIVGPKSHWRLGVIRGTVSRKGKLSKNPEHGVWLIGLKDGKVYEAFSSPRVVLPLTARPQRIGVYLHYERGELTFYNADSPDELLPIYTFQAEFQGKLYPIVDMCWHERGTNTLPIVLPTPAMLQAQEDGGSSDSQEPTKL, encoded by the exons atggCCCGAAAGATGAGCATCGACCAGCTGGAGGATCAGCTCCTCTGCCCGATCTGCCTGGAGGTGTTCAAGGAGCCCCTGATGCTCCAGTGCGGGCACTCCTACTGCAAGGACTGTGTGGTGTCCCTCTCCGGAGACCTGGAGGGGCAGTTCCTCTGCCCTGTGTGCCGGAAAGCCGTggactgcagcagctctccaccaAACGTCAGCTTGGCCCGCGTGGTTGAGGCTCTGCATGCCGCTGGCAGCTCCGACCCAAGCGAGGCCTTCTGCCCCGACCACCACAACCCACTCAGCCTCTTCTGCCAGCAAGACCAGGAGGTGATCTGTGGACTCTGCGGCACCATCGGCATCCACCAGCAGCACAAGGTCACGCCTGTCTCTGCGGTCTACAGCCGGATGAAG GAGGAACTCTCCGCATTGATGACTGAGGTGCAGCGCCAGAAGGGAAGCCTGGGCGAGCACGTCAGCAAGCTGATGAACAACAAAACGCGCATCGCG AATGAGTCAGACGTATTCAAATGGGTGATCCGGAAGCAGTTCCAGGAGCTGCACAGGTACGTGGACGAGGAGAAGGCCCGGCTCCTGGACCGAACTGAGAGGGAGGCTGCCCAGCTCATCGCAGCCATCGATGTCCAGCTGAAGCAGACAGCAGGCGCCCTGCGGAGGCTAGAGGAACTGAAGGGGTCCTTGGAGAAACTCAACCAGGAGGGCCAGCTGGATTTCATCAGG AAATATGGATCTCTTCCCTCCAA GTCAGAGCTCCCCCACCAGCACCCGGCTGAGAGCACCTTCAGTGCCGTGGCCTTCAAGCCCGGCTTCCACCAAGACGACATCCAGATGATGGTCTGGAAGCGCCTGCTGCGCAAGATCCTCCCAG CCCCAGAGAAACTGAAGCTGGACCCGGTGAGCGCCCACCCCATGCTGGAGCTGTCCAAAGGCAACACGGTGGTGCAGTTTGGGGGACTGCTGTTCCAGCGACGAGGCAGCAACGCAGAGCGCTTCGACTACAGCAACTGCACCCTGGCCAACCGGGGCTTTTCCTGGGGGCGGCACTACTGGGAGGTCATTGTGGGGCCCAAGAGCCACTGGCGCCTGGGTGTCATCCGGGGCACGGTCAGCCGCAAGGGCAAGCTTAGCAAGAACCCTGAGCACGGGGTGTGGCTCATCGGCCTGAAGGACGGGAAGGTCTACGAGGCCTTCAGCAGCCCCCGGGTGGTGCTGCCCCTCACAGCCCGCCCCCAGCGCATTGGGGTCTACCTGCACTATGAGAGGGGGGAGCTGACCTTCTACAACGCTGACAGCCCCGACGAGCTGCTACCTATCTACACCTTCCAGGCGGAGTTCCAGGGCAAGCTGTACCCCATTGTAGACATGTGCTGGCATGAGAGGGGCACCAACACTCTGCCCATTGTCCTGCCCACGCCTGCCATGCTTCAGGCTCAGGAGGACGGTGGTAGCTCTGACTCCCAGGAGCCCACCAAGCTGTAG
- the TRIM50 gene encoding E3 ubiquitin-protein ligase TRIM50 isoform X2 — protein sequence MARKMSIDQLEDQLLCPICLEVFKEPLMLQCGHSYCKDCVVSLSGDLEGQFLCPVCRKAVDCSSSPPNVSLARVVEALHAAGSSDPSEAFCPDHHNPLSLFCQQDQEVICGLCGTIGIHQQHKVTPVSAVYSRMKEELSALMTEVQRQKGSLGEHVSKLMNNKTRIANESDVFKWVIRKQFQELHRYVDEEKARLLDRTEREAAQLIAAIDVQLKQTAGALRRLEELKGSLEKLNQEGQLDFIRVRLTRAELPHQHPAESTFSAVAFKPGFHQDDIQMMVWKRLLRKILPAPEKLKLDPVSAHPMLELSKGNTVVQFGGLLFQRRGSNAERFDYSNCTLANRGFSWGRHYWEVIVGPKSHWRLGVIRGTVSRKGKLSKNPEHGVWLIGLKDGKVYEAFSSPRVVLPLTARPQRIGVYLHYERGELTFYNADSPDELLPIYTFQAEFQGKLYPIVDMCWHERGTNTLPIVLPTPAMLQAQEDGGSSDSQEPTKL from the exons atggCCCGAAAGATGAGCATCGACCAGCTGGAGGATCAGCTCCTCTGCCCGATCTGCCTGGAGGTGTTCAAGGAGCCCCTGATGCTCCAGTGCGGGCACTCCTACTGCAAGGACTGTGTGGTGTCCCTCTCCGGAGACCTGGAGGGGCAGTTCCTCTGCCCTGTGTGCCGGAAAGCCGTggactgcagcagctctccaccaAACGTCAGCTTGGCCCGCGTGGTTGAGGCTCTGCATGCCGCTGGCAGCTCCGACCCAAGCGAGGCCTTCTGCCCCGACCACCACAACCCACTCAGCCTCTTCTGCCAGCAAGACCAGGAGGTGATCTGTGGACTCTGCGGCACCATCGGCATCCACCAGCAGCACAAGGTCACGCCTGTCTCTGCGGTCTACAGCCGGATGAAG GAGGAACTCTCCGCATTGATGACTGAGGTGCAGCGCCAGAAGGGAAGCCTGGGCGAGCACGTCAGCAAGCTGATGAACAACAAAACGCGCATCGCG AATGAGTCAGACGTATTCAAATGGGTGATCCGGAAGCAGTTCCAGGAGCTGCACAGGTACGTGGACGAGGAGAAGGCCCGGCTCCTGGACCGAACTGAGAGGGAGGCTGCCCAGCTCATCGCAGCCATCGATGTCCAGCTGAAGCAGACAGCAGGCGCCCTGCGGAGGCTAGAGGAACTGAAGGGGTCCTTGGAGAAACTCAACCAGGAGGGCCAGCTGGATTTCATCAGGGTGAGGctgaccagggctg AGCTCCCCCACCAGCACCCGGCTGAGAGCACCTTCAGTGCCGTGGCCTTCAAGCCCGGCTTCCACCAAGACGACATCCAGATGATGGTCTGGAAGCGCCTGCTGCGCAAGATCCTCCCAG CCCCAGAGAAACTGAAGCTGGACCCGGTGAGCGCCCACCCCATGCTGGAGCTGTCCAAAGGCAACACGGTGGTGCAGTTTGGGGGACTGCTGTTCCAGCGACGAGGCAGCAACGCAGAGCGCTTCGACTACAGCAACTGCACCCTGGCCAACCGGGGCTTTTCCTGGGGGCGGCACTACTGGGAGGTCATTGTGGGGCCCAAGAGCCACTGGCGCCTGGGTGTCATCCGGGGCACGGTCAGCCGCAAGGGCAAGCTTAGCAAGAACCCTGAGCACGGGGTGTGGCTCATCGGCCTGAAGGACGGGAAGGTCTACGAGGCCTTCAGCAGCCCCCGGGTGGTGCTGCCCCTCACAGCCCGCCCCCAGCGCATTGGGGTCTACCTGCACTATGAGAGGGGGGAGCTGACCTTCTACAACGCTGACAGCCCCGACGAGCTGCTACCTATCTACACCTTCCAGGCGGAGTTCCAGGGCAAGCTGTACCCCATTGTAGACATGTGCTGGCATGAGAGGGGCACCAACACTCTGCCCATTGTCCTGCCCACGCCTGCCATGCTTCAGGCTCAGGAGGACGGTGGTAGCTCTGACTCCCAGGAGCCCACCAAGCTGTAG